The proteins below come from a single Rosa rugosa chromosome 2, drRosRugo1.1, whole genome shotgun sequence genomic window:
- the LOC133730694 gene encoding uncharacterized protein LOC133730694, whose amino-acid sequence MNMQQQPRMPNMQQKPRMPNMQQQSRMSYPLYGMPLEMGFDQGFIPQPNQVNNNVVQKHQQNNHQGGGQDRPVRLNEFQNLVEDLMGVLPRRVERPSYAKLYPAYIDTTSYPAGYRIPSFTLFSGDAYQCTVEHIGRFTAQYGEASSDDNKLRLFVHSLTGPVFTWFINLPPNSVNSWREME is encoded by the coding sequence ATGAATATGCAACAGCAACCAAGGATGCCAAATATGCAACAGAAGCCAAGGATGCCAAATATGCAACAGCAGTCAAGGATGTCGTATCCACTTTATGGCATGCCACTCGAAATGGGATTCGACCAAGGATTTATCCCTCAGCCGAACCAAGTAAACAACAATGTGGTTCAAAAACATCAGCAGAACAATCATCAAGGAGGAGGTCAAGACCGACCGGTTCGGCTCAATGAGTTTCAAAATTTGGTTGAAGATCTTATGGGAGTCTTACCGAGACGGGTGGAAAGACCAAGTTATGCTAAACTGTATCCTGCATATATCGATACCACCTCGTACCCAGCAGGATATCGCATTCCCTCATTCACATTGTTCTCTGGAGATGCATATCAATGCACTGTAGAACACATTGGCCGTTTCACGGCCCAGTACGGAGAAGCTAGCTCTGACGACAACAAGCTAAGGTTATTCGTCCATTCCCTCACGGGACCAGTCTTCACTTGGTTCATCAATCTCCCACCCAACTCAGTGAATAGTTGGAGAGAAATGGAATGA